A single Acropora palmata chromosome 5, jaAcrPala1.3, whole genome shotgun sequence DNA region contains:
- the LOC141882408 gene encoding uncharacterized protein LOC141882408 — protein MFASMSQDCCGRFFNTWVGHALVGHSMSSVLVGDEFECQLKCIHTQPCKSFNVHFSSTQVNKHVCELNNQTREMKPSYFKARKGSNYYGPVQVPCVDVSHEYTGKQSQHINECNHSLCENGGTCKVKDGKQQCHCQRNFTGSSCEIRAQEIGCFTDKVHDRALIFLESYRGKGRMPWDNLWKVVRDCSEEAKIRKYYYFAIQNYGGCWAGLANHAYNKHGHSDNCHSRPGLGRQLTNFVYKFTDV, from the exons ATGTTTGCATCTATGAGTCAAGATTGTTGTGGAAGATTTTTCAACACCTGGGTTG GCCATGCCTTAGTTGGACATAGCATGAGCTCTGTTCTTGTTGGCGACGAGTTCGAATGTCAGCTGAAATGCATACATACACAGCCTTGCAAGTCATTCAACGTTCACTTCTCGAGTACTCAAGTGAACAAACACGTCTGTGAGCTGAACAACCAAACACGAGAAATGAAGCCGAGTTATTTTAAAGCGAGGAAAGGATCAAACTACTACGGCCCGGTTCAG GTGCCGTGCGTCGATGTTTCTCATGAATACACAGGAAAGCAAAGTCAGC ATATAAATGAATGCAATCATAGCTTGTGCGAAAATGGGGGAACTTGCAAAGTGAAAGATGGAAAACAGCAATGTCATTGTCAAAGGAACTTTACAGGATCTTCGTGCGAAATCC GTGCGCAAGAGATTGGCTGCTTTACTGATAAGGTTCATGATCGTGCTCTGATTTTCCTTGAGTCCTACCGTGGCAAAGGTAGGATGCCCTGGGATAATTTGTGGAAAGTAGTTCGAGATTGCTCAGAAGAAGCAAAGATACGAAA GTATTACTACTTTGCCATTCAAAATTATGGAGGCTGCTGGGCCGGTTTAGCCAACCACGCGTATAATAAGCATGGTCATTCTGACAACTGTCACTCAAGACCAGGTTTGGGAAGACAGTTGACCAACTTTGTCTACAAATTTACAGACGTTTAA